Sequence from the Sphingomonas koreensis genome:
GGCACGGCTCAATGCGCCCAGGTCGGCGACGCTGCTGATCGGCGGATATGGGATGGGCTTCACGCTGCGCAAGGCGCTGGCGCTGATGGGGCCGGACGGCAAGGCGGTGGTCGCCGAGCTGGTGCCCAAGATCATCGACTGGGCGCGCGGGCCGATGGCCGAGCTGGCCGCCGGGTGCCTGGACGATCCGCGGACGGAGGTGGTGATGGGGGACGTCGGCGCAGCGATCGCGCGCGGGCGGGGCGAGGGAGCAGGGACCTATGATGCGATCCTGCTCGACGTCGATAACGGGCCGGACGGGCTGACGCGGCTGGCGAACGACAGGCTCTATACCTTTGACGGGCTGCGCGCGGCGAAGGCGGCGCTGAAGCCCGGCGGGGTGCTGGCGGTATGGTCGGCCGGGCCCGACCCCAAGTTCGCGCGGCGGATGCGCGAGGTCGGGTTCGAGGTGGAAGAGGTTGCGGTGCGGGCGCGGCAGAACGGCAAGGGGCCGCGGCACGTGATCTGGTTCGGAAAACGCTGATCTGACCCGCTGACGCGGATGCGGCGCCGGCCCGGCGCCGCGCATCGCTGCACGGCGATCACAGGAGACATCTTCATGAACTGGTTCGGACGGAAGTCCGGGCGCGATGCGTCGCGTCCGGTGTTGACGCGCGCGCATGGCGCGGCGGGCGTGCTTGGCGAATGGCCGCAAGGCTACGAGGCGCAGGTGCGCGAGGGCTATTGCGCGAACCCGGTGGCGCAGCGCGCGGTGAAGATCGTCGCGGAGAGCGTGGCCGATGCGCCGGTCGAGGCGTCGGACCCGGCGCTGCTGGCACTGGCGACGGCGCGGACGCAGGGGCAGGCGCTGATTGCCACACTGGCGGTGCAATTGCTGTTGCACGGCAACGCCTTCGTCCAGATTCTGGGCGACGGCGCGGGCGGGATCGCGGAGCTGTTCGCGCTGCGGCCCGAGCGGGTGTCGGTGGAGACCGATGCCGGCGGATGGCCCGCCGCCTATCGCTATCGCGTCGGCGGGAGCATCACGCGGATTGCTGCCGAGGATGCGGCGGGCAGGCCGCAGGTGATCCACATGAAGGCGTTCAGCCCGGTCGACGATCACTATGGCCTTGGCTGTCTGGGCGCGGCGAGCGGCGCGATCGCGATCCACAATGCGGCGACGCGCTGGAACAAGGCACTGCTCGACAATGCCGCGCGGCCGTCGGGCGCATTGGTCTATGACCCGGGCGACGGCAGCGCGCTGGCGCCCGCGCAGTTCGAGCGGCTGAAGGCCGATATGGAGACGGCATTCTCTGGCGCGGCCAATGCGGGACGGCCGATGCTGCTCGAGGGCGGGCTCAAATGGCAGGCGATGAGCCTGAGCCCGGCCGACATGGATTTCGTCGGGCTGAAGGCCGCGGCGGCGCGCGAGATCGCGCTGGCGTTCGGCGTGCCGCCGATGCTGCTCGGGCTGCCCGGCGACAATAGCTACGCCAACTATCGCGAGGCCAACCGGGCGGTGTGGCGGCTGACGATCCTGCCGCTCGCGGAGAAAATCTACACCGAGCTGGCGCAGGGCCTGGCAGGCTGGTTCCCCGAAGCGCGGCTATGGGTCGCGATCGACAAGGTGCCGGCGATGGCCGAGGACCGCGAACGGCTGTGGCGCAGCGTCAGCGCCGCGGACTTCCTGACCGATGAGGAGAAGCGCGCGATGTTGGGGCTGGAGCGATGAACGCGCCGGTCAATGGCAGCCTGCTCGCGCAACTGATCGCGCAAGGCGCGGCCGAGGGCGCTGACCTGGCGACGCTGCGCGCGATCGCCGAGGAAGCGGGGGAGCTGGGCGCGAGCCGGGCGCTGACGCGCCTCGGCCTCGACGATCCGCAGGCGGCCAAGGACATGGGCGAGCTGCGCGAACTGCTGGGTGCATGGCGCGACGCGAAGCGGTCGGCGGTCAAGGCGGTGGCGGAATGGGTGGTACGGATGCTACTCGCGCTGGTGATCCTGGGACTGGCGGTGAAGCTGGGCTTCTGGGGGCTGGGCAAATGACCCCGGATCAAGTCCGGGGCGGGCCTGTGCGGTTCGCGGGCTATGCCGCGGTGTTCGATGCGCCCGACCGGGGCGGCGACGTGATCCGCAGGGGCGCGTTCGGCGGCGTGCGGGTGCGGCGGGTGCCCTTGCTGTGGCAGCATCGCGGGGAACCGGTAGGCGTGATCGAGGCGATCGGCGAGGACGGCGAGACCCGGATCCTGCGCGATCTATATTCGAACAAGCCGTTCATCCACCTATACGCGACGATACTGGCCGACGCGCTGATTCAGCCCTGCGTCGAAGCCGCGGGGGTGAGCGTTCCGCCTGCCGATCCGGCGCCCGGGCAATGCTGGATCGTCGGCGGTTCGCCATCCGGCGCGTGGAGCGGCAAGGCAGGGGCGCTCGCGCTCTGGACTAGCGGAGGGTGGAGGTTCGCTGCGCCGCGCGAGGGAATGTCCGCGTGGATCGCGGACGAGCGAATGACCGTGCGTTATAGCGGCGGCGGCTGGCAGATCGGCCGCCTTACCGGGACACGGATCGAGATCGAGGGCGAGCAGGTGCTGGGCCCGCGCGAACCGGCGATCGCGGATCCGGAGGGCGGTGGCGTCATCGATATCGAGGCGCGCTTGGCGATCGAAGCCATTCTGGCGACGCTCCGGACCCATGGCCTGATCGACCCCGGCTGACTGTGACGTTCCGGCAACAGTCCCCTGATTTTGTTCGCTTGCGCGGAAACTTTCGAGCGAGTAGGAAGTTAGCGCTGTCCGAAGTGGCAACCAAGAAAGGGGATTATGATGCGGAAGCTTGCCGTTACTCTGGCACTCGCTTCGACCGCGCTCGCAACGCCCGCCCTCGCCCGCGACAACGCGTGGTATGTGGGCGTCGAAGGTGGCGCAATGATCGTCGAAGACATCAACTTCGACATCGGTGCGGCGACCTCTGCTGGCACGGTCGATCACAACTATGGCTGGGACGTCGGTGGCGTCATCGGATACGACCTCGGCGGTTTCCGCATCGAGGCCGATGTCAGCTATCGCCGCGCAACGGTTGACGGATATCGTTCGACCGTGACTACGCCGTTCTACAACGCGGCAAACGCGTTGGTGAACGCGCCCGCCGGCAACTATGACTATGCTGGCGGTTCGTCGTCGGCGCTGAGCTTCATGGTCAACGGCCTGCTCGACTTCGGTGAAGACGACGGCATCCAGGGCTTCATCGGCGGTGGCGTCGGCGTCTCGCGCGTCAAGGCCGATTACGGGTTGACCGATCGCGGTGCGTTCCTCGACGATTCGGACACGGTGTTCGCATGGCAGGTGCTCGCCGGTCTGCGTCAGCCGATCAGCGACAACATCGACGTGACGCTGAAGTATCGCTTCTTCAACGCCGACAACGTCAAGCTGGTCGACGTGACCGGCCGTAGCTTCGACGGCCGTTTCCGTTCGCACAGCATCCTGGGTGGCATCACCTTCAACTTCGGCGAACCGCCGGCCCCGCCGCCGCCGCCGCCGCCGGTTGAAGTGCCGCCGCCGCCGCCGCCGCCGGCCCCGCCGCCGCCGCCGCCGCCGCCGGTTTGCAGCCCGGGACCGTACATCGTGTTCTTCGAATGGGATAAGTCGGACATCACGCCTGAGGCGGCCGGCATCCTCGACAACGCGATCTCGCAGTACCAGACCTGCGGCAACGCACAGGTCATGCTGGCGGGCCACGCTGACCGTTCGGGTTCGGCGAGCTACAACGTCGGCCTGTCGCAGCGTCGCGCTGACTCGGTCAAGGCATACCT
This genomic interval carries:
- a CDS encoding DUF6127 family protein — translated: MNAPVNGSLLAQLIAQGAAEGADLATLRAIAEEAGELGASRALTRLGLDDPQAAKDMGELRELLGAWRDAKRSAVKAVAEWVVRMLLALVILGLAVKLGFWGLGK
- a CDS encoding phage portal protein, whose product is MNWFGRKSGRDASRPVLTRAHGAAGVLGEWPQGYEAQVREGYCANPVAQRAVKIVAESVADAPVEASDPALLALATARTQGQALIATLAVQLLLHGNAFVQILGDGAGGIAELFALRPERVSVETDAGGWPAAYRYRVGGSITRIAAEDAAGRPQVIHMKAFSPVDDHYGLGCLGAASGAIAIHNAATRWNKALLDNAARPSGALVYDPGDGSALAPAQFERLKADMETAFSGAANAGRPMLLEGGLKWQAMSLSPADMDFVGLKAAAAREIALAFGVPPMLLGLPGDNSYANYREANRAVWRLTILPLAEKIYTELAQGLAGWFPEARLWVAIDKVPAMAEDRERLWRSVSAADFLTDEEKRAMLGLER
- a CDS encoding OmpA family protein: MRKLAVTLALASTALATPALARDNAWYVGVEGGAMIVEDINFDIGAATSAGTVDHNYGWDVGGVIGYDLGGFRIEADVSYRRATVDGYRSTVTTPFYNAANALVNAPAGNYDYAGGSSSALSFMVNGLLDFGEDDGIQGFIGGGVGVSRVKADYGLTDRGAFLDDSDTVFAWQVLAGLRQPISDNIDVTLKYRFFNADNVKLVDVTGRSFDGRFRSHSILGGITFNFGEPPAPPPPPPPVEVPPPPPPPAPPPPPPPPVCSPGPYIVFFEWDKSDITPEAAGILDNAISQYQTCGNAQVMLAGHADRSGSASYNVGLSQRRADSVKAYLTGRGIADGTISTEAFGESRPRVETADGVRELQNRRVEITYGPGSGM
- a CDS encoding DUF2793 domain-containing protein, yielding MTPDQVRGGPVRFAGYAAVFDAPDRGGDVIRRGAFGGVRVRRVPLLWQHRGEPVGVIEAIGEDGETRILRDLYSNKPFIHLYATILADALIQPCVEAAGVSVPPADPAPGQCWIVGGSPSGAWSGKAGALALWTSGGWRFAAPREGMSAWIADERMTVRYSGGGWQIGRLTGTRIEIEGEQVLGPREPAIADPEGGGVIDIEARLAIEAILATLRTHGLIDPG
- a CDS encoding spermidine synthase; translated protein: MTPRELIDVAEVPGGDPLRLFRRGDDFMIVLDRNELMSSRMSGSEEALAEMTLARLNAPRSATLLIGGYGMGFTLRKALALMGPDGKAVVAELVPKIIDWARGPMAELAAGCLDDPRTEVVMGDVGAAIARGRGEGAGTYDAILLDVDNGPDGLTRLANDRLYTFDGLRAAKAALKPGGVLAVWSAGPDPKFARRMREVGFEVEEVAVRARQNGKGPRHVIWFGKR